In one window of Hyphomicrobiales bacterium DNA:
- a CDS encoding MATE family efflux transporter: MPWGSMPSSGCCSTSCSGRSSCSPSGSLPGSCGSAVAGRATVSAVSERAGGEVVAPERGAERHIAAGPSHGQVLRVAVPIVIANATTALLGIVDTAIVGQLGPAHLIGGVAFGALILEFLFWGFGFLRMGTTGLTAQADGAGDAGEVRSVLARAVVIGVCFGAMLSLLQLPIRWTALAILPGSQAVEAAAATYFDIRIWFAPVTLANFAVLGWLIGLGRSDLALLRQLVMNAANIAISVYLVVGLGWGIAGVAIGTVLAEVLALLVGLGFAGRIIGRDGADWSLARLFDRRAVVKLAGVSSDIMVRTVLVVFAFNFFTAQSARGGDVTLAANAVLMHFASIANALLDGFAFAAERFVGHEIGGGRRDGLARAIRRTAFWSVAMGAAMSALFLAFGGLVVDLLTVSPDVRVQARAFLFWAAMVPLIGAAAIHLDGVFIGATRTRDMRNMMAVSVAIFLAAWAILVPLLGNHGLWASLWVFFLARAISLWSRLGSLEIGIGARLGSGGPNEG, translated from the coding sequence ATGCCATGGGGTTCGATGCCGTCGAGTGGGTGCTGCAGTACTTCCTGCTCGGGGCGATCATCGTGTTCCCCATCTGGCTCATTGCCCGGCTCCTGCGGATCGGCAGTGGCGGGTCGCGCAACGGTTAGCGCGGTGTCGGAGAGGGCCGGCGGAGAGGTCGTCGCGCCGGAACGGGGTGCGGAGCGGCATATCGCGGCGGGGCCGAGCCACGGCCAAGTGCTGCGGGTCGCCGTTCCGATCGTCATTGCCAACGCCACCACGGCGCTGCTCGGCATCGTCGACACCGCCATCGTCGGACAATTGGGACCCGCGCACCTCATCGGCGGCGTCGCGTTCGGGGCGCTCATCCTCGAATTCCTCTTCTGGGGTTTCGGCTTCCTCAGGATGGGGACGACCGGCCTCACGGCGCAGGCGGACGGTGCCGGGGACGCGGGCGAGGTGCGTTCCGTGCTGGCACGCGCGGTGGTGATCGGGGTCTGCTTCGGCGCCATGCTCTCGCTCCTGCAGCTGCCGATCCGCTGGACGGCACTCGCCATTCTACCGGGTTCGCAGGCCGTGGAGGCGGCAGCCGCCACGTATTTCGACATTCGGATCTGGTTCGCGCCCGTCACGCTCGCCAACTTCGCCGTGCTCGGGTGGCTCATCGGGCTCGGGCGCAGCGATCTCGCCCTGTTGCGACAACTGGTGATGAACGCGGCCAACATCGCCATCAGTGTTTATCTGGTGGTCGGGCTCGGTTGGGGCATCGCGGGTGTCGCCATCGGCACCGTGCTCGCCGAAGTGCTCGCCCTCCTCGTCGGGCTCGGGTTCGCCGGGCGGATCATCGGTCGGGACGGCGCCGACTGGTCGCTGGCGCGCCTTTTCGATCGCCGCGCCGTGGTCAAGCTGGCCGGCGTCAGCTCCGACATCATGGTGCGCACGGTGCTCGTGGTCTTCGCGTTCAATTTCTTCACAGCGCAGAGTGCGCGCGGCGGCGATGTCACTCTCGCGGCGAATGCCGTGCTCATGCATTTCGCGTCGATCGCCAACGCGTTGCTCGACGGATTCGCCTTTGCCGCCGAGCGCTTCGTCGGCCATGAGATCGGCGGTGGCCGGCGCGATGGGCTGGCCCGGGCGATCCGCCGGACGGCGTTCTGGTCGGTGGCGATGGGGGCGGCGATGAGCGCCCTTTTCCTCGCCTTCGGCGGGCTCGTGGTGGATCTGCTGACGGTCAGCCCCGACGTGCGCGTTCAGGCGCGGGCTTTTCTCTTCTGGGCCGCCATGGTGCCGCTGATCGGGGCAGCGGCCATCCATCTCGATGGCGTCTTCATCGGTGCGACGCGGACGCGCGACATGCGCAACATGATGGCGGTGAGCGTTGCCATTTTCCTTGCCGCCTGGGCGATCCTCGTGCCGCTGCTCGGCAACCATGGCCTCTGGGCTTCGCTCTGGGTGTTTTTCCTTGCGCGGGCGATCAGCCTCTGGAGCCGGCTGGGCTCGCTCGAGATCGGGATCGGGGCGCGGCTCGGCAGCGGCGGCCCGAACGAAGGGTAG
- a CDS encoding PepSY domain-containing protein: MTRSYVTRLAVIAIATTIAGAAPAAASDDDDCPRTSRAEWRSADDVKAALEAQGYSVVRVKVDDGCYEAYARDRQGARREVNVHPVTMEIISSEVDD; encoded by the coding sequence ATGACACGCTCATATGTCACTCGGCTCGCAGTGATCGCCATCGCCACGACCATTGCTGGAGCAGCGCCGGCAGCGGCCAGTGACGACGACGACTGCCCGCGCACATCGCGTGCGGAGTGGCGCTCGGCCGATGACGTCAAGGCGGCACTCGAGGCCCAGGGCTACTCGGTCGTGCGCGTGAAGGTCGACGATGGCTGCTACGAGGCCTATGCGCGCGATCGGCAAGGCGCACGCCGCGAGGTCAACGTCCATCCGGTCACGATGGAGATCATTTCCAGCGAGGTTGACGACTGA
- a CDS encoding cytochrome B yields MALSTSKAADTGGAVAPPEVQVWDPVVRLFHWSLVAAFTVAWLTADEWDAAHEWAGYAVAGLVVVRIVWGLVGTRNARFASFVRGPATTLAYLGDMLRRREARCLQHNPAGAAMIVALLFGLVVVSGTGWMMTLDQFSGVDWLEEVHELAANGLLALVALHVAGVLYASLSHGENLVKAMITGRKRA; encoded by the coding sequence ATGGCCCTCTCGACCTCGAAGGCGGCCGATACCGGCGGTGCGGTGGCACCGCCGGAGGTCCAAGTCTGGGACCCGGTCGTCCGGCTCTTTCACTGGAGCTTGGTTGCGGCCTTCACGGTCGCATGGTTGACGGCGGACGAATGGGACGCCGCCCATGAATGGGCGGGCTACGCCGTGGCCGGGCTGGTGGTCGTGCGCATCGTCTGGGGTTTGGTCGGCACGCGCAACGCGCGCTTTGCCTCCTTCGTTCGCGGCCCGGCGACGACACTTGCCTACCTCGGTGACATGCTTCGCCGCCGCGAGGCCCGTTGTCTCCAACACAACCCCGCTGGGGCCGCAATGATCGTCGCGCTTCTCTTCGGCCTCGTCGTGGTCTCGGGCACGGGATGGATGATGACTTTGGACCAGTTCTCGGGCGTGGACTGGCTCGAGGAAGTCCACGAGCTGGCGGCCAATGGCCTGCTCGCCCTGGTGGCGCTCCACGTCGCCGGCGTCCTCTACGCCAGTCTCAGCCACGGCGAGAACCTGGTGAAGGCCATGATCACGGGTCGCAAGCGCGCCTGA
- a CDS encoding integrase, with protein MESFFGGRPLMVLLKLVVISIIVGIVLAALNLDAVAIIRGIRDLAERIYAMGFDAVEWVLQYFLLGAIIVFPIWLIARLLRIGSGGSRNG; from the coding sequence ATGGAAAGTTTCTTCGGCGGCCGGCCGCTCATGGTGCTGCTCAAGCTGGTCGTCATCTCGATCATCGTCGGCATCGTTTTGGCGGCGCTGAACCTCGATGCCGTGGCGATCATTCGCGGCATTCGCGATCTCGCAGAGCGCATCTATGCCATGGGGTTCGATGCCGTCGAGTGGGTGCTGCAGTACTTCCTGCTCGGGGCGATCATCGTGTTCCCCATCTGGCTCATTGCCCGGCTCCTGCGGATCGGCAGTGGCGGGTCGCGCAACGGTTAG